From a region of the Gossypium raimondii isolate GPD5lz chromosome 10, ASM2569854v1, whole genome shotgun sequence genome:
- the LOC105776420 gene encoding uncharacterized protein LOC105776420, which translates to MGRKKQANPRRSGALIIDSTGNVEPKQDAKLKGELVDIDKPFFVEVDRGSWLSDEHLDLSEVVLIDLNLREGYAGYRISEEFYGDSKYSLRFRVCNVSEFISRIKLGHWPVLSSSDVSLEFIEKSMSDGVETESLMLSGSFDGPDEGVSALVHLASLKFLTLRPVLEVTLSESLSSFRVRVEILKSVFDDCESLLGKTRQLWKKSMVNVMAWLRPEVMTSEAKYGVCESVNMEVDLYPVTEDETSRPGKRARFDVAEFYEAIKPSKENSMLKDDIPDLLPVLRPYQRRAAYWMIQREKGDSRSMEEWERSMLSSPLCIPVHFLDTSSKMFFNPFGGNVSLHLEPMSPYVYGGILADEMGLGKTVELLACIFAHQKPDSEGAVFKDTAIKVTTDGKVSLKRLKRERVECTCGAVSENRKYKGLWVQCDMCDAWQHSECVGYSPRGKARKVSENADEQGLQKLKRRKETTNIVVREGEHICTPCLELLQATDSPIATGATLIVCPAPILSQWHTEIIRHTRPGSLKICIYEGVRTPCLSNASRVDINELVSADIVLTTYDVLKEDLSHDSDRHEGDRRFLRFQKRYPVIPTFLTRIFWWRICLDEAQMVESNTAAATEMAMRLYAKHRWCITGTPVQRKLDDLYGLLRFLKLSPFNVSRWWVEVIRDPYEKKDGGAMEFTHKFFRQIMWRSSKLHVADELHLPPQEESVSWLTFSPIEEHFYQRQHETCVSYASEVLESLKEDFLKREIPGAFSSGATFDPFITHTEAAKLLNALLKLRQACCHPQVGSFGLRSLQQAPMTMEEILNVLISKTKTEGEEALRMLVSALNGLAGIAIIEEKLSQAVSLYKEALDITKEHSEDFRLDPLLSIHIHHNLAQILPVVTTFPVQLPVETHQFSGNSEKASHVQNIEISDQSSVKRQKLEDLDDSKINAGNLQDIASEQSEKSTNNDRDCNGQCHMSSGALNEQSLRIECQNLKQKYLSVFTTKLSAAQQEFRKSYMQVSNALSDLNNEYRVWWLEALDHAEKDKDLSNELIRKIEEAISGSLKSRRTSQMSSWFQSITALKYHIQTGLDLLESFRGKLLDRLLEIDQTMEKPKEEDIERVRYCRNCQVIGDGPICVHCELEDLFQDYEARLFRVNKNDGEMVTSAEEAIVLQKKKSALNRFYWNLSQPTKNSTSSDVDNKELKRGVQETIVVSKSPSQLEVALGVIKSYCKAYLRKEGMLAATKQLQILESMRKEYRHARLLAIAQAQVLNAHDEIKMATTRLHIREFENDKSIDALSPNELASASVQNTSDKFMSLASLSSIKGKLRYLKGLVLSKNTVQMESSNNSTLTQDTTAMSTSIEQKSTCLFKAEGEACPICQEKLSTQKMVFQCGHVTCCKCLFSMTEQGLRHGNKSQNKWVMCPTCRQHTDVGNIALADDRQTSPNSAMLHAFQGGDSCEEFFTVQGSYGTKIEAVTRRILGIKSADPKAKVLVFSSWNDVLDVLEHAFAANDITYIRMKGGRKSHVAISEFRGQQVGGRGHKMQKSEPKFIQVLLLLVQHGANGLNLLEAQHVILVEPLLNPAVEAQAISRVHRIGQDKRTLFHRFIVKNTVEESIYKLNRSRNSSGFVGNTKNQDQPVLTLKDVESLFATAPSRAPKTDEDKTESESLRYLPPSMAAAIAAERRLKENLTA; encoded by the exons ATGGGTAGGAAAAAGCAAGCCAACCCACGTCGATCAGGCGCCTTAATTATAGACAGCACTGGTAATGTCGAACCCAAACAAGATGCAAAATTGAAGGGGGAACTAGTGGATATAGATAAACCATTCTTTGTAGAAGTTGATAGGGGTTCTTGGCTTTCTGATGAGCATCTTGACTTATCTGAGGTTGTTCtgattgatttgaatttgagagaAGGGTATGCTGGTTATAGAATCAGTGAGGAGTTTTATGGGGACTCCAAGTACTCCTTAAGGTTTCGAGTTTGTAATGTCAGTGAGTTCATCAGTCGTATTAAGCTAGGACATTGGCCTGTATTATCTTCTAGTGATGTATCTTTGGAATTTATAGAAAAAAGCATGTCTGATGGTGTGGAGACCGAATCGTTGATGTTATCCGGGAGTTTTGACGGTCCCGATGAAGGTGTTTCTGCTCTTGTGCACTTGGCAAGTTTGAAATTTCTCACTTTACGTCCCGTGCTGGAGGTAACACTTTCGGAGAGCTTGTCGTCTTTTAGAGTGAGGGTGGAGATACTAAAGAGTGTTTTTGATGATTGTGAGTCACTCCTGGGGAAAACGAGGCAACTTTGGAAAAAGAGTATGGTTAATGTTATGGCTTGGCTACGTCCTGAAGTAATGACTTCTGAGGCTAAATATGGAGTTTGTGAATCAGTGAACATGGAAGTTGATTTGTATCCAGTGACAGAAGATGAAACTTCGAGACCTGGAAAACGAGCAAGGTTTGATGTTGCTGAGTTTTATGAAGCCATAAAGCCATCAAA AGAGAACTCAATGCTGAAGGATGACATTCCTGACTTGCTCCCTGTTTTGAGACCATATCAGCGGCGTGCAGCTTACTGGATGATACAACGTGAGAAGGGTGATTCAAGAAGTATGGAAGAATGGGAAAGGAGCATGTTGTCCTCTCCATTGTGTATACCTGTGCATTTTCTTGATACTTCTTCAAAAATGTTCTTTAATCCATTTGG TGGAAATGTTTCTCTGCATCTGGAGCCCATGTCTCCTTATGTCTACGGTGGTATTCTAGCAG ATGAAATGGGTTTGGGCAAGACTGTTGAACTGCTTGCTTGCATCTTTGCACACCAGAAGCCAGATTCTGAAGGTGCTGTATTTAAGGATACTGCGATAAAGGTTACAACTGATGGGAAAGTTAGTCTCAAAAGATTGAAAAGGGAGCGTGTTGAGTGCACATGTGGAGCTGTGAGTGAAAACCGCAAATATAAAGGATTATGGGTGCAATGTGACATGTGTGATGCTTGGCAACATTCAGAATGTGTTGGTTATTCACCTAGAGGAAAAGCTCGGAAAGTCAGTGAAAATGCTGATGAACAAGGACTACAAAAGctgaaaagaaggaaagagaCAACCAACATTGTTGTCAGAGAGGGAGAGCATATCTGCACACCATGTTTGGAGCTCCTACAAGCTACCGACTCGCCCATTGCTACAGGTGCAACTCTTATAGTCTGTCCAGCTCCTATATTATCCCAATGGCACACTGAGATCATTCG TCACACACGTCCAGGTTCATTAAAAATTTGCATCTATGAAGGAGTAAGGACTCCTTGTCTTTCAAATGCTTCTAGAGTGGATATCAATGAACTTGTCAGTGCTGACATTGTATTAACAACATACGACGTACTCAAAGAGGACCTCTCTCACGACTCTGACAGGCATGAAGGTGATCGACGCTTCTTGAGATTTCAGAAGAG GTACCCTGTCATTCCAACTTTTCTCACTAGAATATTCTGGTGGAGGATTTGTCTGGATGAAGCTCAAATGGTGGAGAGCAATACTGCTGCTGCAACAGAAATGGCCATGAGATTATATGCTAAGCATCGCTGGTGTATTACAGGCACTCCTGTACAACGCAAACTTGATGACTTATATGGACTCCTAAGATTCCTGAAACTAAGTCCTTTCAATGTTTCAAGGTGGTGGGTGGAAGTTATACGAGATCCATATGAG AAAAAAGATGGAGGGGCTATGGAATtcacacataaattttttagacaAATCATGTGGCGTTCTTCAAAACTACATGTTGCAGATGAGTTGCATCTTCCCCCGCAAGAGGAATCTGTTTCTTGGCTCACTTTCTCACCAATTGAAGAACATTTTTATCAAAGGCAACATGAAACATGTGTGAGTTATGCCAGTGAAGTTCTTGAAAGTTTGAAAGAAGATTTCCTGAAAAGAGAAATCCCAG GTGCTTTTTCATCTGGTGCAACGTTCGATCCGTTTATCACTCATACAGAAGCAGCAAAGCTGCTGAACGCACTCTTGAAGCTTCGCCAAGCCTGTTGTCACCCTCAAGTAGGAAGTTTTGGGCTGCGTTCTCTGCAGCAGGCTCCAATGACTATGGAGGAAATATTAAAT GTTCTTATTAGCAAGACCAAGACAGAAGGAGAGGAAGCGCTCAGGATGTTAGTTAGTGCTTTAAATGGGCTTGCAGGAATAGCTATAATAGAAGAGAAACTTTCTCAAGCAGTATCATTATATAAGGAAGCACTGGATATAACTAAAGAGCATTCTGAAGACTTTCGCCTGGACCCTCTGTTGAGTATTCACATTCATCACAATCTTGCTCAGATACTACCTGTGGTTACAACCTTCCCAGTGCAACTTCCAGTAGAGACACATCAATTCTCTGGAAACTCTGAGAAAGCTTCCCATGTCCAAAACATTGAAATATCTGATCAAAGTTCTGTGAAGAGGCAGAAACTTGAGGACCTTGACGATTCTAAAATTAATGCTGGGAATCTACAAGATATAGCATCTGAACAATCAGAAAAAAGCACAAATAATGACCGAGATTGTAATGGTCAGTGCCATATGTCATCTGGAGCTTTAAACGAACAATCTTTGAGAATAGAAtgccaaaatttaaaacagaaGTACTTATCTGTGTTTACTACAAAGTTGTCTGCAGCTCAGCAAGAGTTCAGAAAATCATACATGCAG GTTTCTAATGCATTGAGTGACCTTAATAATGAATATAGAGTTTGGTGGTTGGAAGCCCTTGATCATGCTGAGAAAGACAAGGATCTCTCTAATGAGTTAATCAGAAAGATTGAAGAGGCTATCTCAGGATCTCTTAAGAGTCGACGCACATCACAAATGTCTTCCTG GTTTCAGAGTATTACTGCTCTAAAGTATCACATCCAGACCGGTTTAGATCTATTGGAATCCTTTAGGGGAAAATTGCTTGATAGACTTTTAGAAATTGATCAAACAATGGAAAAGCCAAAAGAGGAGGATATTGAGCGTGTGAGATACTGCCGTAATTGCCAGGTTATTGGTGATGGCCCAATTTGTGTTCATTGCGAACTAGAGGATTTATTCCAG GATTATGAGGCAAGGCTTTTTCGGGTTAACAAAAATGATGGAGAGATGGTTACATCTGCTGAAGAGGCAATAGTTTTGCAGAAGAAGAAGTCTGCACTTAATCGCTTTTATTGGAATTTATCACAGCCAACCAAAAATTCAACTTCATCTGATGTTGATAATAAAGAATTGAAGAGAGGTGTTCAAGAAACAATAGTG GTTTCAAAATCTCCGTCTCAATTGGAAGTAGCTCTTGGAGTTATAAAGAGCTATTGCAAGGCTTATTTAAGAAAAGAGGGTATGTTGGCAGCTACAAAGCAGCTACAAATTCTGGAGAGCATGAGGAAGGAGTATCGACATGCAAGGCTCTTAGCAATTGCTCAAGCACAAGTTTTGAATGCACATGACGAAATCAAGATGGCAACGACTCGATTGCACATAAGAGAGtttgaaaatgacaaatctATTGATGCTTTAAGTCCGAATGAATTGGCTTCAGCTAGTGTGCAAAACACTAGTGACAAGTTCATGTCCTTGGCTTCATTATCAAGCATCAAAGGGAAACTTCGTTATCTAAAG GGATTAGTACTATCAAAAAATACGGTGCAAATGGAGAGTTCTAATAATTCCACTTTAACTCAAGATACGACTGCCATGTCAACCTCTATAGAGCAGAAAAGTACATGTCTATTTAAAGCTGAGGGGGAAGCTTGCCCTATTTGTCAAGAAAAGCTAAGCACTCAGAAGATGGTATTTCAATGTGGACATGTTACTTGCTGTAAAT GCTTATTTTCTATGACTGAACAAGGATTACGCCATgggaataaatctcaaaataaatGGGTAATGTGCCCAACATGTAGGCAGCACACAGATGTTGGAAATATTGCTTTAGCTGATGATAGGCAAACTTCACCAAACTCTGCTATGCTTCACGCATTTCAAGGTGGTGATAGTTGTGAAGAATTTTTTACTGTTCAAGGTTCCTATGGAACAAAG ATCGAAGCTGTTACAAGAAGGATCTTGGGGATTAAGTCTGCTGACCCAAAAGCTAAAGTTCTGGTTTTCTCAAGCTGGAATGATGTTCTTGATGTTTTAGAACATGCATTCGCTGCTAATGACATTACCTACATCCGAATGAAAGGAGGAAG GAAATCACATGTTGCCATCAGTGAATTTAGGGGCCAACAAGTTGGTGGAAGAGGACACAAGATGCAGAAGTCAGAACCCAAATTTATTCAGGTGTTATTGCTCTTGGTCCAACATGGAGCAAATGGTCTAAACCTGTTAGAGGCACAGCATGTTATTCTTGTCGAACCACTACTAAATCCTGCAGTAGAAGCACAAGCAATCAGCAGGGTACATCGAATTGGGCAGGATAAGAGGACACTTTTTCATCGTTTTATA GTTAAAAACACCGTCGAAGAGAGCATATATAAACTCAACAGAAGCAGGAACTCAAGTGGCTTTGTTGGGAACACCAAGAATCAAGACCAGCCTGTTTTGACACTTAAAGATGTTGAATCCCTCTTCGCCACAGCACCATCCAGAGCACCAAAAACCGATGAAGATAAGACCGAAAGTGAAAGTCTGAGATACCTGCCTCCTTCCATGGCTGCTGCTATAGCTGCTGAGAGGAGACTCAAGGAAAATCTAACTGCATGA
- the LOC105776421 gene encoding rhodanese-like domain-containing protein 7 isoform X2, with amino-acid sequence MMLRCGSPLLLALRMLSSSSPSSSSLFFSNPKLYHLPSSPQPLFVLPFNSPLSGFCASSHPQRMTLSMCFSATTAADPIPTSDPHPPHSPDSQSLVVVSFYKFADFPDHADLRKPLKQLCQDLYVSGGIILAPEGINGSICGTRESVERVLMFIQTDDRLKGLRQIESPVSPEQEAIHHGHSSSSPLAAGEDAPFRWDHVRVKLKKEIVTLGMPDVSPIEKVGKYVSPGDWNALISDPDTVVIDVRNNYETRIGMFKGAVDPCTTAFRDFPSWVEEQFQPDAANVEHAEMEKEGSNESINEDAEISKPKMPKRVAMYCTGGIRCEKATSFMLSKGFEEVYHLKGGILKYLEEIPKTESLWEGECFVFDKRVAVEHGLIQGNFKLCYGCKQPVSDADMEAPEWEYGVSCPYCYSTKSEEEKERARARQRQFEAWGIIGGPDKGRRPAAKADSIKSDQIQTNDSASA; translated from the exons ATGATGCTAAGGTGTGGATCACCTCTATTGCTGGCCCTGAGGATGCTATCTTCATCCtcaccatcatcatcttctctatttttctcaaaccctaaactttaCCACCTTCCTTCCTCTCCTCAACCCTTGTTTGTTCTACCCTTCAACTCTCCTCTCTCTGGTTTTTGCGCTTCCTCTCACCCTCAGAGGATGACACTGTCCATGTGCTTCTCTGCCACCACGGCTGCTGATCCCATTCCCACTTCAGATCCGCACCCACCCCATTCACCCGACTCTCAATCACTCGTGGTCGTTTCCTTCTACAAGTTTGCTGATTTCCCAGACCATGCTGATTTGCGCAAGCCCTTGAAGCAACTCTGCCAGGACCTG TATGTTTCAGGTGGTATCATTCTAGCCCCTGAAGGGATTAATGGCAGCATTTGTGGTACACGAGAATCAGTGGAAAGAGTCCTTATGTTCATCCAAACCGATGACCGTCTAAAGGGGTTGAGGCAGATAGAGTCCCCGGTTAGTCCCGAGCAGGAAGCTATCCATCATGGACATTCTAGTAGCTCTCCTCTTGCAGCAGGTGAGGACGCACCCTTTCGATGGGACCATGTGCGAGTAAAGTTGAAGAAAGAG ATTGTTACTCTTGGAATGCCAGATGTATCACCGATTGAAAAGGTTGGAAAGTACGTTAGCCCAGGGGATTGGAATGCTTTAATCAGTGATCCAGATACT GTGGTAATTGACGTTCGCAATAACTATGAAACTAGAATTGGGATGTTCAAAGGAGCAGTTGATCCATGCACGACAGCATTCCGTGATTTCCCATCTTGGGTGGAGGAACAGTTCCAACCTGATGCTGCAAACGTAGAGCATGCAGAAATGGAGAAGGAAGGATCAAATGAAAGCATCAATGAAGATGCAGAgatttcaaaaccaaaaatgCCAAAGAGGGTTGCAATGTACTGCACAGGAGGTATTCGATGTGAGAAAGCGACAAGTTTTATGCTCAGCAAAGGTTTCGAGGAG GTCTATCATCTGAAAGGTGGGATTTTGAAGTACCTAGAGGAAATCCCAAAAACGGAGAGCCTGTGGGAGGGCGAGTGCTTCGTGTTCGACAAGCGAGTTGCTGTCGAGCATGGTCTTATACAAGGAAATTTCAAGCTTTGCTATGGGTGTAAGCAGCCTGTTAGTGATGCAGACATGGAAGCACCAGAGTGGGAGTATGGGGTTTCATGTCCCTACTGTTACTCAACGAAGtctgaagaagagaaagaaagggcAAGGGCACGACAGAGACAGTTCGAGGCCTGGGGAATTATCGGCGGTCCTGATAAGGGTCGGAGACCAGCAGCCAAGGCAGATAGTATAAAGAGTGACCAAATCCAAACCAATGATTCAGCTTCAGCTTAG
- the LOC105776421 gene encoding rhodanese-like domain-containing protein 7 isoform X1: MMLRCGSPLLLALRMLSSSSPSSSSLFFSNPKLYHLPSSPQPLFVLPFNSPLSGFCASSHPQRMTLSMCFSATTAADPIPTSDPHPPHSPDSQSLVVVSFYKFADFPDHADLRKPLKQLCQDLYVSGGIILAPEGINGSICGTRESVERVLMFIQTDDRLKGLRQIESPVSPEQEAIHHGHSSSSPLAAGEDAPFRWDHVRVKLKKEVLCFEASHLFVTICDVSPIEKVGKYVSPGDWNALISDPDTVVIDVRNNYETRIGMFKGAVDPCTTAFRDFPSWVEEQFQPDAANVEHAEMEKEGSNESINEDAEISKPKMPKRVAMYCTGGIRCEKATSFMLSKGFEEVYHLKGGILKYLEEIPKTESLWEGECFVFDKRVAVEHGLIQGNFKLCYGCKQPVSDADMEAPEWEYGVSCPYCYSTKSEEEKERARARQRQFEAWGIIGGPDKGRRPAAKADSIKSDQIQTNDSASA; encoded by the exons ATGATGCTAAGGTGTGGATCACCTCTATTGCTGGCCCTGAGGATGCTATCTTCATCCtcaccatcatcatcttctctatttttctcaaaccctaaactttaCCACCTTCCTTCCTCTCCTCAACCCTTGTTTGTTCTACCCTTCAACTCTCCTCTCTCTGGTTTTTGCGCTTCCTCTCACCCTCAGAGGATGACACTGTCCATGTGCTTCTCTGCCACCACGGCTGCTGATCCCATTCCCACTTCAGATCCGCACCCACCCCATTCACCCGACTCTCAATCACTCGTGGTCGTTTCCTTCTACAAGTTTGCTGATTTCCCAGACCATGCTGATTTGCGCAAGCCCTTGAAGCAACTCTGCCAGGACCTG TATGTTTCAGGTGGTATCATTCTAGCCCCTGAAGGGATTAATGGCAGCATTTGTGGTACACGAGAATCAGTGGAAAGAGTCCTTATGTTCATCCAAACCGATGACCGTCTAAAGGGGTTGAGGCAGATAGAGTCCCCGGTTAGTCCCGAGCAGGAAGCTATCCATCATGGACATTCTAGTAGCTCTCCTCTTGCAGCAGGTGAGGACGCACCCTTTCGATGGGACCATGTGCGAGTAAAGTTGAAGAAAGAGGTACTTTGTTTTGAAGCGTCACACCTTTTTGTTACGATTTGTG ATGTATCACCGATTGAAAAGGTTGGAAAGTACGTTAGCCCAGGGGATTGGAATGCTTTAATCAGTGATCCAGATACT GTGGTAATTGACGTTCGCAATAACTATGAAACTAGAATTGGGATGTTCAAAGGAGCAGTTGATCCATGCACGACAGCATTCCGTGATTTCCCATCTTGGGTGGAGGAACAGTTCCAACCTGATGCTGCAAACGTAGAGCATGCAGAAATGGAGAAGGAAGGATCAAATGAAAGCATCAATGAAGATGCAGAgatttcaaaaccaaaaatgCCAAAGAGGGTTGCAATGTACTGCACAGGAGGTATTCGATGTGAGAAAGCGACAAGTTTTATGCTCAGCAAAGGTTTCGAGGAG GTCTATCATCTGAAAGGTGGGATTTTGAAGTACCTAGAGGAAATCCCAAAAACGGAGAGCCTGTGGGAGGGCGAGTGCTTCGTGTTCGACAAGCGAGTTGCTGTCGAGCATGGTCTTATACAAGGAAATTTCAAGCTTTGCTATGGGTGTAAGCAGCCTGTTAGTGATGCAGACATGGAAGCACCAGAGTGGGAGTATGGGGTTTCATGTCCCTACTGTTACTCAACGAAGtctgaagaagagaaagaaagggcAAGGGCACGACAGAGACAGTTCGAGGCCTGGGGAATTATCGGCGGTCCTGATAAGGGTCGGAGACCAGCAGCCAAGGCAGATAGTATAAAGAGTGACCAAATCCAAACCAATGATTCAGCTTCAGCTTAG
- the LOC105776422 gene encoding uncharacterized protein LOC105776422 — translation MPLGFRGLQGHGLNIKPKQRYGDAVAARCAAWDSGLLAELERELEAKEEEEWVKVGRLREKCKERKGMVELLECLEREAIQGEDHGREASDYNRRAQIFDKSSKVFQALKARTQPAHSQNS, via the coding sequence ATGCCATTAGGTTTTAGAGGTTTGCAGGGTCATGGTTTAAATATTAAGCCAAAGCAGCGTTATGGTGATGCAGTAGCAGCAAGGTGTGCGGCTTGGGATTCAGGGCTTTTGGCTGAGTTAGAAAGAGAACTGGAggctaaagaagaagaagaatgggTGAAAGTGGGAAGGCTGAGAGAGAAATgcaaggaaaggaaaggaatggtGGAGTTGTTGGAGTGTTTGGAAAGGGAAGCAATACAAGGGGAAGACCATGGAAGAGAAGCTAGTGATTACAATAGAAGAGCCCAGATCTTTGATAAGAGTTCCAAGGTTTTCCAGGCTCTCAAAGCACGCACCCAACCTGCTCACTCTCAAAACTCTTGA